The sequence below is a genomic window from Thalassomonas haliotis.
CTGGCCCGTTAACGCACCGTCAAATCAAAGCTGCCATGAAAAACAATTAAAACAAGGATAAAACGGCTTAATGCAAGTCTTTATTGCCACAGATATTTTCGGTATTACCGACAAACTGCTTGCCTACAGTCGGCAACTGGCGGCTTCAGGATGCAAGGTAGAATTTATCGATCCTTACCAGGGAGAAAAACAAGACCTTGCCAATGAACAAGTCGCTTATCAGCGCTTTAGCCAGGATTGCGGCTTTGAGGCTTATGTCGGGCGAGTATCAGCAGCCCTGGCCGGCAATGGGCAGAAAAAAATTATCCTGGGTTTTAGTGTCGGCGCCGCTGCGGCGTACAAGGCCCTGGATGCACTTGCGCCCGGCGGTAGACAGGAGCAGGCTGTCCGGCACTTAATCGCTTTTTATCCGGGGCAAATTCGCCATCACCTGAAGATCAATCCCCGCACTCCGATAACCCTGATTTTTCCCCGCAGCGAACAGCACTTCGAGCTTGATAAGGTTATCCACTGCTTAGCGGAGAAAGCCAATATCTGCTGTATCCAGACCCCGTTTGCCCATGGTTTTATGAATCCCTTGTCGGTTAATTTCCACCTGGCGGCGGCAAATCATTATTTTGGCCGGCTGAGCAGGAAAAATTTGCAGTTAGCGCCAAAGGCGCTGCAAGGCACTTTACTGGCAGAGCAAATGAGCCAAGCTTTATCGAGTTTAACTATGTAAACCTGGTATTATCGCCGGGCAATTATTGACGATTAAGCGACTATTGGTATTTATCAAAAATAGCCTGGATTTCTCCCGAGTCCAGCATTTTTTTCAAGGCGGCATTAATACCGGGT
It includes:
- a CDS encoding dienelactone hydrolase family protein, with protein sequence MQVFIATDIFGITDKLLAYSRQLAASGCKVEFIDPYQGEKQDLANEQVAYQRFSQDCGFEAYVGRVSAALAGNGQKKIILGFSVGAAAAYKALDALAPGGRQEQAVRHLIAFYPGQIRHHLKINPRTPITLIFPRSEQHFELDKVIHCLAEKANICCIQTPFAHGFMNPLSVNFHLAAANHYFGRLSRKNLQLAPKALQGTLLAEQMSQALSSLTM